Below is a window of Macadamia integrifolia cultivar HAES 741 chromosome 8, SCU_Mint_v3, whole genome shotgun sequence DNA.
TTGTTGTCAATCTCTCGCATTCGATAGGAACGGTTTTGGAGGCGATGATTTCCGTCGATTACGGATGGCAAACGATCACCCGTTTCACAGGCCATTTCTTGATCCGTTATTTGATAATCAAATGGTTCAACCGATGCACCGTCCTCTATCACATTTTGATAATAGCCCTAATTCGATGGAGCTGGTTGAGGGGAGTCCAGGTGATGGCTACGGAAGTTCACAATCTCTGTATAAAATTCATAATCTGGAAAGACATTCTTTCCGAGAATTTCCAGTACCATCACAATTAACAGATTCTGCTCGTGGGGTTGGTTTTGAGGATATGCGTTTTGATCACAGAGCAAATCGATTTATGAGTGGAGAGTTCCTAGAGAATGATAGAACTCATAAGAGGATGAAAGTCGATGGGATGGGTAACGGTTCTTCTACGCAGATACCGACGCCATACCACAATGATTACTACTCTAATCCGGCCAGATTATCCACAGAGGAGGAACGGAGATTGAATATGATTCGTGATCATGGTTTGTCACCAAATGTTTCACTGTCACAAGCTGGGTTTGATTCTTCGTTTGGAACAGGCTTCGATGTTGTTAGCAGACCAAGTGGATATTTACGCGAAAGCTCACTTCATGATAGGAACCGTCATGGCATTGTTGGAGGGCATGCCaactttgatttacattatacgCTCCCAAATAACGTGGGGACAAACAGTTCTCATGATCCTGGGTTTATTTCTGATGATAGAAAGGGTTCGATTATGCATCCAGACCGCGCATATGATCTGCCGGGATATTTCATGCGTgacaaaaatgaaaagaacGAATTCTGGAGTGATGTACATGGCTCAGGCATTGGTCCACCGCATTTCCGAAGTAACGTCAATGGTCTTATTtcagaaatggaaaatgaaCAACAGTTGCAGTCTCATTCTGGTCAGATGGAAAATTCTGCAAATCATTTGTTGCAGAATTATGGACTGAGTAATGTCCCTGATGTTGCTCCTAACTGCTATGACCTTGCTAGACAAAGTCAGGAGCCATCATCTCTTCACCGTGAAGAGGTGTATCGGCATAGCTCTCACCATACGCCTTATCCCTTTCCTTTGGGTTCTAAAGAAAAGTATCGTGCACATGATCTCCATCAACTTCAGTCAAAGGATTTTATGCCTGCAAAGGGACCCCTTTATCATCGCACAAATTGCCAGATATCTTCCAGCGCAAATATGTCACATCATGAACTGGGTTCTAGTTTCCCCATGGGGAGTGCTCAACTTCCCCATCCAAATGAATCGGAGCATCAGGTTGGAAGCACACATGATCGTCATTTCTATGATCAAAAGGTTGATGTTCGACAGTCCATTGAAGTTAAACCACTACTACCAGCAGATGTTCAGGTCCCAGATGGGCCTCAAAATTTCTCTGCATCTACAATGAAGAATTATGGAAATTACTTGGTTATGTCCGCTGAGAACAGCATGCTAGTTCAGGATTCTCAGACATTTAGACGGCAGCCTCCTCTTCCTCCCTTGCCACCGCTACCTCCTCCAGCGGATCCACCAGGGCCACCTGCTGCACACCGGCAACCAACAACTTCACCTTCTGTAACATCTTTACTCTATCCAATTCCTTCTAGTTCTTCGACTAGCATGCCCTTGGCACATCAACCAGCTCATGATATGCAGCCGGTGGCACAGGCCTATTTTAACAATAAACAACATTTGCCTGCTTCAACTGGTTTTGTTACAGAAGTAAGTTTACCTACTTATaggaagtttttattttttccttttaatttataAATGGCAATGCAATTAAAGGGTAAGTATTGAGCAGGTGTCCAACTTTTTTTATGTTGATGCATATTAAGCTTATTGGCATGGAACTAGACAGTTATCAAGCAGATAAATGAAAATCATAGTAGctaataaaaaacaaagagacctggaaaaaaaaaatacattgagGAACAAATTCATCCGTAATGGATCTTATTGCCCCCATTATTGTTCCTTGGTGACTGTTATTGTCTTTGTTTTATCATTATAGAATCATATGTGGGTGGCTGTTTCATGGAATTGAAGTGAAACTTCTTGGTCTTGGAATTTGCATGTGTTGTGAATTTACTAAATCATTATGCTCAAAATCATTGAAGAATGAATTTCTGATAGCCTAGTTCACTTTTGAACTTCTTGCCAATCAAATTCTGTTGGTTTGGTGATGTGCTGTAATTGAGGTCTCTCAAGATGGAATGTCACTTGCACTTTCGCAGGGATCACAAATCATCCTCCAGACATCATCTAAACAATACTCTGAAGATGAGAAACCATTTCCTTTGAAGTATCCTTCACCAGATAGGGCAAAGGTTATTGATGCCTCTCACTTATTTAGGCAGCCACATAGAACTACTCGTCCTGATCATTTTGTGATCATCCTTCGAGGCCTTCCAGGTAACTTTTTGACTTTGGATATCATGCATTTTCAACTCATCCATTCATTATGGTAGTTTCTATTGCGAATTCAGCGACACATATTTTCCCAAATTAAGTAATCACATTTCATATCTTTGATGATTGATGGACTAATATGGAGTAATATCTAGGAATGTTAATAAATAATGTTATCTTGTGTAAGGGgttttttgttgtatttttatCTGAAGGCTTTTCAAATAACAAAgagtttttcttctct
It encodes the following:
- the LOC122086460 gene encoding uncharacterized protein LOC122086460 isoform X2 is translated as MEQSWRFRPMQGSICPFCSISHIPFCCQSLAFDRNGFGGDDFRRLRMANDHPFHRPFLDPLFDNQMVQPMHRPLSHFDNSPNSMELVEGSPGDGYGSSQSLYKIHNLERHSFREFPVPSQLTDSARGVGFEDMRFDHRANRFMSGEFLENDRTHKRMKVDGMGNGSSTQIPTPYHNDYYSNPARLSTEEERRLNMIRDHGLSPNVSLSQAGFDSSFGTGFDVVSRPSGYLRESSLHDRNRHGIVGGHANFDLHYTLPNNVGTNSSHDPGFISDDRKGSIMHPDRAYDLPGYFMRDKNEKNEFWSDVHGSGIGPPHFRSNVNGLISEMENEQQLQSHSGQMENSANHLLQNYGLSNVPDVAPNCYDLARQSQEPSSLHREEVYRHSSHHTPYPFPLGSKEKYRAHDLHQLQSKDFMPAKGPLYHRTNCQISSSANMSHHELGSSFPMGSAQLPHPNESEHQVGSTHDRHFYDQKVDVRQSIEVKPLLPADVQVPDGPQNFSASTMKNYGNYLVMSAENSMLVQDSQTFRRQPPLPPLPPLPPPADPPGPPAAHRQPTTSPSVTSLLYPIPSSSSTSMPLAHQPAHDMQPVAQAYFNNKQHLPASTGFVTEGSQIILQTSSKQYSEDEKPFPLKYPSPDRAKVIDASHLFRQPHRTTRPDHFVIILRGLPGSGKSYLAKMLRDLEVENGGDAPRIHSMDDYFMTEVEKVEESESSKSSCLAKGKKRITKKVMEYCYEPEMEEAYRSSMLKAFKKTLEEGIFTFIIVDDRNLRVADFAQFWATAKRSGYEVFLLEAPYKDPVGCTARNVHGFTSDGIQKMADHWEEAPPLYLRLDIQSLFHGDNLNKCGIREVLQWMKIDGMPKLMIWVK
- the LOC122086460 gene encoding uncharacterized protein LOC122086460 isoform X1, which produces MEQSWRFRPMQGSICPFCSISHIPFCCQSLAFDRNGFGGDDFRRLRMANDHPFHRPFLDPLFDNQMVQPMHRPLSHFDNSPNSMELVEGSPGDGYGSSQSLYKIHNLERHSFREFPVPSQLTDSARGVGFEDMRFDHRANRFMSGEFLENDRTHKRMKVDGMGNGSSTQIPTPYHNDYYSNPARLSTEEERRLNMIRDHGLSPNVSLSQAGFDSSFGTGFDVVSRPSGYLRESSLHDRNRHGIVGGHANFDLHYTLPNNVGTNSSHDPGFISDDRKGSIMHPDRAYDLPGYFMRDKNEKNEFWSDVHGSGIGPPHFRSNVNGLISEMENEQQLQSHSGQMENSANHLLQNYGLSNVPDVAPNCYDLARQSQEPSSLHREEVYRHSSHHTPYPFPLGSKEKYRAHDLHQLQSKDFMPAKGPLYHRTNCQISSSANMSHHELGSSFPMGSAQLPHPNESEHQVGSTHDRHFYDQKVDVRQSIEVKPLLPADVQVPDGPQNFSASTMKNYGNYLVMSAENSMLVQDSQTFRRQPPLPPLPPLPPPADPPGPPAAHRQPTTSPSVTSLLYPIPSSSSTSMPLAHQPAHDMQPVAQAYFNNKQHLPASTGFVTEGSQIILQTSSKQYSEDEKPFPLKYPSPDRAKVIDASHLFRQPHRTTRPDHFVIILRGLPGSGKSYLAKMLRDLEVENGGDAPRIHSMDDYFMTEVEKVEESESSKSSCLAKGKKRITKKVMEYCYEPEMEEAYRSSMLKAFKKTLEEGIFTFIIVDDRNLRVADFAQFWATAKRSGYEVFLLEAPYKDPVGCTARNVHGFTSDGIQKMADHWEEAPPLYLRLDIQSLFHGDNLNKCGIREVDMDMEEVANEEGLSGLQDGKSEKMRQPHGVDIAPDGSSMDEDRWDAEADDLGEVKELGRSKWSCDVEEEDIERTAGVKENSNALSGLIQAYGKGDKSVYWGDQVGKTGFSIGAAKRQNAWSLIIGPGCGYNLNSNPLTEEIISATGTNGEQRRSVFQKQLRAERESFRAVFDRRRQRISGLGIEDE